From one Solanum lycopersicum chromosome 12, SLM_r2.1 genomic stretch:
- the LOC112940470 gene encoding uncharacterized protein has translation MATKRLRDSANYNENVRNSILDKRVTSLFKKAEELSIVLSKLVTHEDYLQKKVDKKEEQISKLEKLNEAKEMEILFNQLVEGKSIDELDAREMKGLLKLFAQKGTIATLGDGSSVESAQKEGNGVNVEDDGHFKDLD, from the exons ATGGCTACAAAAAGGTTGAGAGATAGTGCAAACTACAATGAAAATGTGAGAAATTCCATCTTAGATAAAAGAGTAACAAGTTTGTTCAAGAAAGCAGAAGAGCTATCTATTGT gCTGTCAAAGTTGGTCACACATGAAGACTATCTTCAAAAGAAAGTTGataagaaagaagaacaaattaGCAAATTAGAGAAACTGAATGAGGCAAAGGAAATGGAAATTCTCTTCAACCAACTAGTGGAGGGAAAAagtattgatgaacttgatgcTAGAGAAATGAAAGGTTTGTTAAAGTTGTTTGctcaaaaaggg ACTATAGCTACATTAGGGGATGGGAGCAGTGTAGAGTCTGCACAAAAAGAAGGCAATGGCGTCAATGTTGAAGATGATGGACATTTCAAGGACCTCGATTGA